Part of the Ruegeria sp. AD91A genome, CCCGGATCATTGCGGTTCTGTACACAGTGTCGCTGATCTTGCTTGCCCTGGCTGATGGGTTCTGGGGGCTGGCGGTGTTCCTGTTTATCTTTGGCGCCTTCCACGGGTCCATGGATGTTGCGATGAATGCGTGGGCCGCTGAGGTTGAGCAGGCGTACGACAAACCTGTAATGTCCTCTTTCCACGCAATGTGGAGCCTTGGGGCCGGTCTTGGCGCACTCAGCGGATATGTTGCGGTTCAGATGGGGCTAACAGTTCTTGAGCATTTCCTCTTTGCTGGTGGTGTGGTTGTTGGTCTGGCACTTGCCTCATCAACGGTAAGCTGGACGTCGAGACGATCCGATGGCCCCCAAAGCTCGGTCTTTGCGTTGCCGTCCGGCACGTTGATACTGGTCGGCTTTGCGGCCCTGTGCGGTGCCTTGGGGGAAGGGGCCGTCGCGGATTGGAGCGCGATTTATCTGCGTGACATCACGGCGGCATCTGAAAGTGTCGCCGCCTTGGGCTATGCGGTGTTTTCAGTGACCATGGTGGCGTTTCGACTTGCAGGTGCCGTTGTTATCACGCGGTTCGGCCCGGTCGTTACGGCCCGTTTCGGCGGTATTTGCGCCGCGTTCGGGGTTTTCTCGGTGGTTTCTGCGGCGACGCCTTTGACTGCGTTGGCCGGGTTTGCCTTGATGGGAATAGGCTATGCCGTGATCATGCCGCTGGCATTCAGCCGGGCGGCCAGCGATCCGAATGTGCCGCCGGGGCAAGCCATCGCAAGCGTTGCGACTTTGGGGTATGGGGGGCTGTTGATCGGGCCGCCGTTGATCGGTCTTCTGGCGGAATTGTTCGGCCTGCGTTTGGCTTTTGCCGTACTGCTGCCATTGGCCGTTCTGATCGTTCTGTTGGCCGGCGCACTGAAGCGCGCCGGCTAGGTTTAGTTCAACGACCGCGGATGCGCGGATCCAGCGCGTCGCGCAGACCGTCACCCAGATAGTTGACGCTGAGAACGGTAAGCGAGATCGCCAGACCGGGCCAGAACACGCGCTCGGGGTATTGCTGCAGATAATCGACACCGTCAAACAGCAGGCGGCCCCATGTCGGGAAGTCAGGTGGGAAGCCCAAGCCCAGGAACGACAACGCGCTTTCGGTGATGATGGCCGTGGCAATCCCCAGCGTCGCCGATACCATGATCGGAGACAACACGTTCGGCAGGATATGCCGCGCGATGATCTGCGAATTGCTGGTACCGATGGACCGGGCAGCCAGAACAAATTCGCGCTCTTTGATGGCCAACACGTCACCGCGTACGATCCGTGCTGTAGGCATCCACGAAGTGATGCCGATGGCACAGACGATCAGGATGAAGATCCCCCGCTCCAGCCCGAACGCGGCCGACAGGGGTTCGCGGAAGAGCAGCATCATGACCAGCAGCAAAGGCAGCAGGGGCAGGGCCAGAAACAGATCGGTCAGGCGCATGAGCGGGCCATCCAGCCGTCTGAAGAACCCCGCCAGAACGCCGATGAACGATCCCAGAAACAGCGCCAGCAACATCGCTGTGATGCCCACGGATACCGAAGTTTGCCCCCCCGACATCATGCGGGCCAGAATATCCCGGCCCAGTTGGTCCGTGCCGAAAGGATGCCCCCAGCTGGGTCCCTGATTTCGGGCTCGGATATCGATCTGCGTCGGATCAATGCTCCAGAGATATGGCCCCAGATACACGCCCGCCACGATGAAGATGAACAGGATCGCCCCGATCATTGCGCCTTTGTGTGTCTTGAACTGATCCCACACATCGCGCCATTGGCTGCGGGGTGGGGTGGCAAGTTCTTCCATCACGTCAGCAGTCGGCAGTGCGGTCGAGGCAGGAGCAAGCCCTTCGTCCGGGACCAGCGTATCGGTACGATCATGATCAGTCATAGCGAATCCTCGGGTCCAGAATGCCATAGAGAACGTCCGCGATCAGGTTGAACAGGACGATCAACACGGCAAAGATGAAGGTCAGGGTTTGCACCATGGGCAGGTCGTTTGCCTGAATTGCCCCGATCAGCAACTGACCGATACCATTCACCTTGAACACCTGTTCGGTGATGATGGCGCCACCGAAGATAGCCGGGATACCCAGCGCAATAACCGTCACCACGGGGATCATCGAGTTCCGCAGCACATGGACCATGACCACCGTGTATTCGCTCAGGCCTTTGGCGCGGGCGGTTCGGACGTAATCCTGATTGAGATTGTCCAGCATCGAGGCGCGCATGAACCGGCTGAGCTGCGCCGTGATTTGCAGGGCCAGAACCATGACGGGCATGATCATCTGTTTTAGCTGCAGCATGAAGCTGTCCCAACTGTTGACCACAAGCGTGGTGTCATAGATCGACGGGAACCAGCCCAGTTGGACCGAGAAGATCACGATCACCAGCACACCCGAAAAGAAGGGCGGGACAGAAAAACCGACCATCGACACGAAAGTACCCATCTGGTCAAACCAGGAATACTGACGATAAGCCGAATAGATACCGATAGGCAGGGCGATCAGGATAGCGACCACGTATGCGGTGCCGACAACCCACAGGGTCTGGGGAATCCGCTGAACGACGATGTCCATGACAGGCGAACGGGTCTGCCAGGATATCACGCGCAGGTCGCCTTCGGAAAAGGTTGTACCGAACATCGAGTCGATCAGAACCTGCGGTTCGATCCAGAAGAACTGCACGATCCACTTCCAGAACCGGATATGCATCGGCTGGCCGAGGCCAAGCGCCTCGCGCATCTTTTCTTTGACTTCGGGGGGAACGGTGAGCGGAACCTGCGCCATCGGATCGCCGGGTGCGAGTTCGAGGAGCAGGAAGATGACGAGGCTGATGAACAGCAGTGTTGGAACCGCCAGCACCAGTCGTCTGATTGTAAAATTAAGCATTAAGAGGCGCCTTTATATGCGTCTTCTTGTTGGGGTGGTATGCAAATGACCGCGCCCCGATAACGATCGGGGCGCGGTTTTGCAAGGTCAGGGCTTAGGAACCGGTCTTGCGGTACCAGTCCGCAATGTTCCACAGCTCGCTGTCCCAAACGTTCAGGACAACGCCACCCAGGGTGTTTGCGTGCGCCGACAGACGACCACGGTGAACCAGCGGGATCATGCCACCGTTTTCAACCATGATGTCGTTCAGCTTTTTCGCGATCTCGGCACGTTGCTCAAGACCCGCAGTTTCAGCCAGCTGACCGTGCAGCTTGTCGAACTCTTCGTTGCAGAAGCGGCTGATGTTTTCACCCTGCCACTGGGTCTCGGGGCGAGGTGCCTTATCGCACAGGCCGTTGCCCAGATAGGACTGCGGGTCGGTGCCGTTGAAGGTGTTGGCGTACATCTCAACGTCAGCATAGAACTTCTGGAAGGTGTCAGGCGAGCCCGGGTCACCACCGAAGAAGACCGACGCGTTGATGTTGCGCAGTTCGGATTCGATACCGATCTGGCTCCACCACTCCTTGATCAGCGCCTGGAAGTCCTGACGGACAGCGTTGGTCGAGGTCTGGTAGACGATTTTCAAAGGAACACCGTCTTTTTCGCGAACGCCGTCGCCATCGGTATCCACGATACCCGCATCATCCAACAGCTTTTTCGCGCCTTCGATATCCTGCGTGTCGCAGGTCATCGAGGTCGAGTTGAACGCGGCAGGCGCCGGAACCCAGTTGCAGGTCACTTTACCAGCCTGACCATAGCCGATCTCCACCAGCAGCGGACGGTCGATGGCCATGGACATGGCTTTGTAAACGGCCGGATCCTTCAGGAACGGGTGCGGGTGCTTTGCGGTCGAACGCTCGCCTTCCGGCAGGTCGGGCGACGGGTTGGTCTGGTTCATCATGATACGCTCGACCAGCGGGCCGAAGCCTGCAACCGGCGTACCTTTGCCACCTTCCTGCATCTGTGCGATCACTTCAGGCGCCAACTGAAGGTTCCAGGCATAGTCAAATTCACCGGTTTCCATGACGGCACGACCAGCAGCAGTTGCGTCACCACCGCCCTTGAAGGTCACAGTCGCAAAGGCCGGTTTGGCCGGGTCACGATAATTGTCATTTGCCTTGAATGTAATCACGTCGTTCGGTTTGAACTCGGTGACGACAAATGGGCCGGTTCCGATGGGGTTGAAGTTCTGGTCGGTGCATTCAGGCGCTTTCGCACCAAGGCAATCGGCGAACTGTGCGGCCTGAATGATCGGGCTTTCGCCGCCGACAAACGGGCCATAGGGGAACGGTGTTGGCTTGTCGAAGGTAACTTTAACGGTCAGGTCATCAACAGCTTCGACCGAGGTGACGCCTTCGAACTTTGTCACCTGCGCGCAGCCACCTTCCGGGTGCATACAGTAATCGGCGGTGAACTTCACGTCAGCGGCGGTGAACGCAGAGCCGTCCGACCATTTGATTCCCGGCGTGATTTTCCATGTGATCGACGTCAGATCTTCGCTGACACCGCCATTTTCCACGGTCGGAATCTCGGATGCCAGATACGGCACCATGTTGCCGTCCTGATCGTAGCGGGCCAGAGGCTCGATCACCAGCGAAGCTGATTCCACGTCTTTCGTGCCGCCAGACAGGAACGGGTTCAGGATCGACGGAGCCTGCCAATAGATGATGCTGACATTGCCGTCCGAACCGCGCTCGGCAAAGGCCGCGGGGGCCATTGCCGTGCTTGCGATCGCACCAAGCAAAAGGGTTTTGATTTTCATAAGTCACTCCCGAATTGGACACGTTCGTGTCTCGATTATCTCCGCAAGGCCTGCGGGTTTGGCGTTGCCGTCTTGGGTTAAGGCTTTGACTAGCAAAGATAATAGCGCTAACGGTTTCCGTTGGCACTGCCGCCCCAAGCCGGTTACGTTGGGTATCGAAACAGAACTTGAGAAAAATGCAAGTGGTGCCGTCGCGAAAATGTGTAATGGGTTTGACTTTTCCCAGTGGCCCGCCGTAGCGTTCGGCATTCAGAACAAGAATAACGTCGTCAAGGGAGCGCGCACGTGCTGGATCAGCCTATTGCTCAAATCAGAAAACTACGGGTGGAGTTTCAGACGAAGGACGGTCCTGTTGTCGGCGTTGAGGACGTTTCGTTCGAGGTCAAACCAGGCGAAACCGTTTGTATCGTTGGCGAATCGGGCTCGGGAAAGTCGGTTTCGTCATTGTCTTTGATGCGGCTGGTCGAGTTCGGTGGCGGCAAAATCGCGGGCGGAGAGCTGCTGTTTGATCGTCGCGATGGCGAAGAAGTGGACCTGGCCAAGGTCGATCAGGATCTGATGAAACAGATTCGCGGCAATGAAATCGGGATGATCTTTCAGGAGCCGATGACCGCCCTGAACCCCGTTTTCACCGTTGGTCGCCAGTTGACCGAAGGACTGCGTATCCACAAGGAAATGTCGAAGTCACAGGCAGAAGCGCGGGCGCTTGAATTGTTGCGCCAGGTTCGCATACCTGAGCCTGAGCGCCGCCTGAAACAGTATCCGCACGAGCTGTCGGGCGGGATGCGTCAACGCGTTGTCATTGCGATGGCTATGGCCTGTGAGCCGCGCCTGCTGATCGCCGACGAACCCACCACAGCGCTTGACGTGACCATTCAGGCCGAAATTCTCGCGCTGATGGACCGTCTCAAGCGGGAAACCGGCACGGCTGTGATGTTCATCACCCACGATATGGCTGTGGTTGCCCAGATGGCCGACCGTGTCGTCGTCATGTACCGCGGCAACAAGGTCGAAGAAGGCACCGTCAAAGAAATCTTTGAAAACCCGCAGCACGACTATACTAAAGCCTTGCTGGCCGCGGTGCCGAAACTGGGCGAGATGCAAGGTAAATTTGCGCCCGAGCCGATGAAACTGCTGGGGGTCGAAGGGCAGAATATTGCACCGATCCCGGGCACAGACGAGGTTCTTCTGACCGTCAAGAACCTGACGACCCGGTTCCCGGTCAAAGGCGGGCTTTTGCGGCGCACGATCTCGAACGTTCATGCGGTCGAGGATGTCTCGTTCACACTGAACAAAGGTCAAACGCTCAGTCTTGTCGGCGAATCCGGGTGCGGCAAGTCTTCGGCGGGGCGCTCGATCCTGCGACTGGTCGAGCCTCTGGCGGGCGAGATTGATATGGACGGTGTTGATATCATGAAGCTTGATCCGTCTGGCTTGCGCAAGGCGCGGCTGGACATGCAGATGATCTTTCAGGATCCGTTCGCCTCGCTGAACCCGCAGATGCAGCTGGTCGATCAGGTGGCCGAGCCGATGCGCAACTATGGCGTGGCATCGGGATCGGAACTGCAGGACCGCGTGGCGCAACTGTTCGACAAGGTGCAACTGCCGCGCAGCTTCATGCGTCGGTTCCCGCATGAAATGTCGGGCGGTCAGCGGCAGCGGATTGCCATCGCGCGGGCTCTGGCCCTGAACCCCAAGCTTATCATCGCGGATGAGGCGGTTTCGGCCCTCGACGTGTCGGTGCAGGCGCAGGTTTTGAACCTGATGATGGAATTGCAGTCCGAACTGGGCTTGTCTTATCTGTTCATCAGTCACGATATGGCCGTGGTTGAAAGGGTTAGCCATTATGTCGGGGTCATGTATCTGGGTCGAATTGTCGAACTTGGGCCCCGGGCGCGGGTATTCGAGAACCCGCAGCATCCCTATACACAGGCGCTGATGAAGGCGGTTCCGATTGCGGACCCGAACAAGCGGAAATCGGAAAAGGATCTGAATTTCAAACCGATCCCATCTCCGATTCATCCCACTGACTACACGCCGGAACCTTCGCAATATCGAGAGGTTGAGGCCGGGCACTTCATTCTGACCACCGACAGCGGGTATTGACCCCAATGGCGAAACGCTTGACGCCGCTTGAGATCATGACAAAGCTGATCTCATTTCCGACCGTAAGCCGTGACACCAATCTGCCGCTGGTGGATTGGGTTGAGGAATATCTGCAAGGTCATGGAATCGCACCCCATCGGTGGCCGGACCCGGATCAACCGCACAAGGCTGCAATTTTTGCGCATGTGGGTCCGATGGAAGAGGGTGCGCTGGTTCTGTCCGGGCATACGGATGTCGTGCCGATCGAAGGGCAGCCTTGGGATTCCGATCCGTTCACGGTGACCGAGAAGGACGGCAAGTATTTCGGTCGCGGCACCTGCGACATGAAGGGTTTTGACGCTCTGGCGATCTGGGCTCTGGTCGAGGCGCATTACGCTGAAATAAAGCGGCCGCTGCAACTTGCGCTCAGCTTTGACGAAGAGGTCGGATGCACCGGTGCGCCGCCCATGATTGAGGCAATGCAACAGGTCTTGCCCAAGGGATCAGCAGTGATCGTGGGTGAGCCGTCAATGATGCAGGCTGTGACGGGGCACAAGGGCGGGTTCGGCTTTGATACTCACATCGTGGGGTTCGAAGTGCACAGTTCGATCATGCATACCGGCGTGAATGCGATCATGGCGGCGGCACCTCTGATCGACTGGGCAAATCACAGAAATGCCGAAAGCATGGCCGCTGAGCCGAGCGAAATCGCGGTCGTATTTGACCCGCCGTGGACAACCTGTCATGTCGGAATGATAGAAGGCGGGACAGCCCACAACATCACTGCCAAAGACTGTCGGTTCATGATGGATTTCCGCACAGTGCCGGATGAGTCAAAGGCGCAATGGCAGGACGCGTATTTTCAGCAGGTCCGCGCGGCCGAGGCACGGATGCAGGCTGTCCACCCTGAAACACGCATCGAACTGAAGGAACATTTTTCAATTCCGGGACTGGTGCCTGAACGGGACGGAGAAGCGGAAGCTTTAGTGCGTACGCTGACCGGGGATAACGCAAGCCACGTTGTCAGCTACGGGACAGAGGCGGGGCAGTTTCAGGAGGCCGGGTATTCAGCCGTGATTTGCGGTCCTGGTGATATTGCGCAGGCTCATCAGCCGAACGAGTTCATATCGATCGCGCAGTTCGATGCGGGGCACAAGTTTATGCAACGACTGGTTGAAAAGCTCGGCGCGGCGTAAGATTCAACATAGCATCAATTGTTCAGAGGAAGGTCTTGAGATGCCTGTCAAAAACAGACTTGCAGAAATGCACGGCGATATTGCCGCGTGGCGCCGCCACCTGCATGCGCATCCTGAATTGATGTATGACGTGCACGAAACCGCTGCTTTTGTCGTCGAGCGCCTCAAGGAGTTTGGTGTTGATGAGATCACTCCGGGAATTGGCAAGACCGGTGTCGTGGCCGTTATCCGCGGGCGGCAGGACACGACCGGGCGCGTAATCGGACTGCGCGCAGATATGGACGCACTGCCGATCGAAGAGGCGACTGGGCTGGACTATGCTTCTACCGTTTCGGGCAAGATGCACGCCTGCGGGCATGACGGGCATACCTCGATGCTGCTTGGGGCCGCCCAGTACCTGGCTGAAACCCGAAACTTCGATGGCACTGTTGTTCTGATTTTTCAGCCCGCAGAAGAAGGCGGTGCAGGCGGTCTGGCCATGTGTCGGGACGGCCTGATGGAACGCTGGGGCATTGATGAGGTCTATGGCATGCACAATATGCCGGGGTTGCCAGTGGGCGAGTTCGCGATCCGACCCGGCGCATTGTTGGCCTCATCTGATGAGTTCGAAATCACGATCACCGGCAAGGGCGGACACGCCGCCGCACCGCATGACGCGGTAGACACGACTTTGGTGGCCTCGCATATTGTCGTGTCGTTGCAATCGGTTGTGGCGCGCACCGTCGATCCGATCAAACGCGTCGTCCTGACCGTGGGCACGTTCGAAACGGACAGCGTCGCGTCGAACGTGATCGCGCACACCGTCCGTTTGCAGGGGACCGTCCGGACACTCGACCCAGAATACCGCACGATAGCAGAAGAGCGCGTGCGCAGGATCGCCGAGGATACGGCCTCGGCCTTTGGAGCGAAGGCGGAAGTTGTCTGGACGCCGGGGTATCCTGTGACGGTAAATTCCGAGACAGAGACAACATACGCTGCCGAGGCAGCCGAGGCCGTCGCGGGCAAGGTCAATGACAACACTGATCCGATCATGCCCTCGGAAGATTTCGCCTACATGCTTGAAGAACGGCCCGGAGCCTACATCTTTATCGGGAACGGGGACACGGCCATGTGCCATCACCCGGAATACAACTTTGACGACGACGCGATTCCCGCCGGCTGTAGCTGGTTTGCCGAGATCGTGGAACGACGATTGCGCGTCGCTTAAATCAGGGAGAATGCCATGCCGATCAAAAACCGCCTCGCAGAGATGCACGAAGAGATCACAGGTTGGCGGCGTGACATTCACCAACATCCGGAAATCCTGTACGACACGCACCGCACCAGTGCACTGGTGGCCGACAAACTGAAGGAATTCGGCTGTGACGAGGTCGTAACCGGCATCGGGCGTACCGGCGTGGTCGGGGTTATTCGCGGCAAAAGCGACACGCAGGGCCGCGTGATTGGTTTGCGGGCCGATATGGATGCCCTGCCGATGCAGGAACAGACCGGGCTGGACTATGCCTCGAAAACACCAAATGCGATGCATGCCTGCGGGCATGACGGGCATACTGCCATGGTCTTGGGAGCGGCTAAGTACCTGTCTGAGACGCGCAATTTCGATGGCACCGCAATCGTGATCTTTCAGCCCGCCGAAGAGGGCGGGAATGGCGCAGAGGCCATGTGCAAGGACGGTCTGATGGACCGGTTTGGCATTCAGGAAGTTTACGCGATGCACAATGTGCCGGGCGTGGCGACCGGGCAATTCGCAATCCGCTCAGGCCCGTTGCTGGCGGCGGCGGACGAGATTGACATCCATCTTGAAGGGCGCGGAGGCCACGCGGCAAAACCCCATGAGACGGTCGATACAACCGTGATGCTGTCGCAACTGATTGTCGCGTTGCAGACGATCGTGTCGCGCAATGCGGACCCGATCCTGCAAACCGTGTTGTCCGTGACCTCGGTCGAGACGTCCTCGAAAGCGTTCAACGTGATCCCGCAATCGGCGCAGATACGCGGTACCGTGCGGACCCATTCCAACGAGATGCGTGATCTGATCGAACAGCGCCTCAAAGAGGTCGCCGAAGGGATTGCAGGAACATTCGGTGGTTCCGTGAACGTCAACTACACGCGTGGCGTGCCGGTGACGATCAACGCCGAAACTCAAACGGGATATGCGGCAGAAGCCGCGGTCTCGGTCGGGGGCAGCTGCATCGAGGCACCGATGGTGATGGGGGGTGAGGATTTCTCGTTCATGCTGGAGGAACGGCCCGGAGCCTTTATCGTTCTGGGCAACGGTGACAGCGCCGGGTTGCACCACCCCGAATACAACTTCAACGACGAGATCATCCCGATCGGATGTTCGTGGTTTGCAGAAATGGTCGAGCGCCGGATGCCGGCGGCTTGAATTAGGAGAGAGAAGATATGCCAGTCAAAAACCGCTTTGCCGAATTGCAGGATGAAATCACCGCGTGGCGACGGGATCTGCACGAAAACCCGGAAATCCTGTTTGAGACCCATCGCACCAGCGCAGTGGTGGCCGAGAAGCTGAAAGAGTTCGGCTGCGACGAGGTCGTCACTGGAATCGGACGTACCGGCGTTGTGGGTGTGATCAAAGGCAAGTCGGACAGTGCGGGCAAGGTGATCGGTCTGCGGGCAGATATGGATGCGCTGCCGATTCATGAGGCGACAGGGTTGGACTATGCCTCGAAAACGCCGGGCGCGATGCATGCGTGTGGCCATGATGGCCATACGGCGATGCTGTTGGGTGCTGCGAAATACCTGTCCGAAACCCGCAACTTCGATGGCACGGTTGTTGTGATCTTCCAGCCTGCCGAAGAAGGCGGCGGCGGTGGTCGCGAAATGTGCGAAGATGGCATGATGGACCGCTGGAATATTCAGGAGGTCTACGGGATGCATAATTGGCCCGGACAACCTGTAGGTAAGTTCGCAATCCGTCCCGGTTCCTTCTTTGCCGCAACCGATCAGTTTGACATCACTTTTGAAGGGCGAGGTGGTCATGCTGCCAAGCCGCATGAAACAGTAGACACCACGGTACTGGCTGCGCAGGCGGTTTTGGCGCTTCAGACCATTTCCTCGCGCAATGCCGATCCGATCGATCAGGTCGTGGTGTCGGTGACGTCGTTCGAGACCTCGTCGAAAGCGTTCAATGTGATCCCGCAGACTGTTCAGATCAAAGGCACCGTGCGCACCATGAGCAAGGATAC contains:
- a CDS encoding MFS transporter, producing MISVVAAWRAVAAMFILNGALFGIWASRIPAVRDRLELSHEALGYGLLFMAAGAVCSFPITGRLTDRFGAVAITRIIAVLYTVSLILLALADGFWGLAVFLFIFGAFHGSMDVAMNAWAAEVEQAYDKPVMSSFHAMWSLGAGLGALSGYVAVQMGLTVLEHFLFAGGVVVGLALASSTVSWTSRRSDGPQSSVFALPSGTLILVGFAALCGALGEGAVADWSAIYLRDITAASESVAALGYAVFSVTMVAFRLAGAVVITRFGPVVTARFGGICAAFGVFSVVSAATPLTALAGFALMGIGYAVIMPLAFSRAASDPNVPPGQAIASVATLGYGGLLIGPPLIGLLAELFGLRLAFAVLLPLAVLIVLLAGALKRAG
- a CDS encoding ABC transporter permease translates to MTDHDRTDTLVPDEGLAPASTALPTADVMEELATPPRSQWRDVWDQFKTHKGAMIGAILFIFIVAGVYLGPYLWSIDPTQIDIRARNQGPSWGHPFGTDQLGRDILARMMSGGQTSVSVGITAMLLALFLGSFIGVLAGFFRRLDGPLMRLTDLFLALPLLPLLLVMMLLFREPLSAAFGLERGIFILIVCAIGITSWMPTARIVRGDVLAIKEREFVLAARSIGTSNSQIIARHILPNVLSPIMVSATLGIATAIITESALSFLGLGFPPDFPTWGRLLFDGVDYLQQYPERVFWPGLAISLTVLSVNYLGDGLRDALDPRIRGR
- a CDS encoding ABC transporter permease: MLNFTIRRLVLAVPTLLFISLVIFLLLELAPGDPMAQVPLTVPPEVKEKMREALGLGQPMHIRFWKWIVQFFWIEPQVLIDSMFGTTFSEGDLRVISWQTRSPVMDIVVQRIPQTLWVVGTAYVVAILIALPIGIYSAYRQYSWFDQMGTFVSMVGFSVPPFFSGVLVIVIFSVQLGWFPSIYDTTLVVNSWDSFMLQLKQMIMPVMVLALQITAQLSRFMRASMLDNLNQDYVRTARAKGLSEYTVVMVHVLRNSMIPVVTVIALGIPAIFGGAIITEQVFKVNGIGQLLIGAIQANDLPMVQTLTFIFAVLIVLFNLIADVLYGILDPRIRYD
- a CDS encoding peptide ABC transporter substrate-binding protein, encoding MKIKTLLLGAIASTAMAPAAFAERGSDGNVSIIYWQAPSILNPFLSGGTKDVESASLVIEPLARYDQDGNMVPYLASEIPTVENGGVSEDLTSITWKITPGIKWSDGSAFTAADVKFTADYCMHPEGGCAQVTKFEGVTSVEAVDDLTVKVTFDKPTPFPYGPFVGGESPIIQAAQFADCLGAKAPECTDQNFNPIGTGPFVVTEFKPNDVITFKANDNYRDPAKPAFATVTFKGGGDATAAGRAVMETGEFDYAWNLQLAPEVIAQMQEGGKGTPVAGFGPLVERIMMNQTNPSPDLPEGERSTAKHPHPFLKDPAVYKAMSMAIDRPLLVEIGYGQAGKVTCNWVPAPAAFNSTSMTCDTQDIEGAKKLLDDAGIVDTDGDGVREKDGVPLKIVYQTSTNAVRQDFQALIKEWWSQIGIESELRNINASVFFGGDPGSPDTFQKFYADVEMYANTFNGTDPQSYLGNGLCDKAPRPETQWQGENISRFCNEEFDKLHGQLAETAGLEQRAEIAKKLNDIMVENGGMIPLVHRGRLSAHANTLGGVVLNVWDSELWNIADWYRKTGS
- a CDS encoding ABC transporter ATP-binding protein produces the protein MLDQPIAQIRKLRVEFQTKDGPVVGVEDVSFEVKPGETVCIVGESGSGKSVSSLSLMRLVEFGGGKIAGGELLFDRRDGEEVDLAKVDQDLMKQIRGNEIGMIFQEPMTALNPVFTVGRQLTEGLRIHKEMSKSQAEARALELLRQVRIPEPERRLKQYPHELSGGMRQRVVIAMAMACEPRLLIADEPTTALDVTIQAEILALMDRLKRETGTAVMFITHDMAVVAQMADRVVVMYRGNKVEEGTVKEIFENPQHDYTKALLAAVPKLGEMQGKFAPEPMKLLGVEGQNIAPIPGTDEVLLTVKNLTTRFPVKGGLLRRTISNVHAVEDVSFTLNKGQTLSLVGESGCGKSSAGRSILRLVEPLAGEIDMDGVDIMKLDPSGLRKARLDMQMIFQDPFASLNPQMQLVDQVAEPMRNYGVASGSELQDRVAQLFDKVQLPRSFMRRFPHEMSGGQRQRIAIARALALNPKLIIADEAVSALDVSVQAQVLNLMMELQSELGLSYLFISHDMAVVERVSHYVGVMYLGRIVELGPRARVFENPQHPYTQALMKAVPIADPNKRKSEKDLNFKPIPSPIHPTDYTPEPSQYREVEAGHFILTTDSGY
- the argE gene encoding acetylornithine deacetylase, with the translated sequence MAKRLTPLEIMTKLISFPTVSRDTNLPLVDWVEEYLQGHGIAPHRWPDPDQPHKAAIFAHVGPMEEGALVLSGHTDVVPIEGQPWDSDPFTVTEKDGKYFGRGTCDMKGFDALAIWALVEAHYAEIKRPLQLALSFDEEVGCTGAPPMIEAMQQVLPKGSAVIVGEPSMMQAVTGHKGGFGFDTHIVGFEVHSSIMHTGVNAIMAAAPLIDWANHRNAESMAAEPSEIAVVFDPPWTTCHVGMIEGGTAHNITAKDCRFMMDFRTVPDESKAQWQDAYFQQVRAAEARMQAVHPETRIELKEHFSIPGLVPERDGEAEALVRTLTGDNASHVVSYGTEAGQFQEAGYSAVICGPGDIAQAHQPNEFISIAQFDAGHKFMQRLVEKLGAA
- a CDS encoding M20 aminoacylase family protein, translating into MPVKNRLAEMHGDIAAWRRHLHAHPELMYDVHETAAFVVERLKEFGVDEITPGIGKTGVVAVIRGRQDTTGRVIGLRADMDALPIEEATGLDYASTVSGKMHACGHDGHTSMLLGAAQYLAETRNFDGTVVLIFQPAEEGGAGGLAMCRDGLMERWGIDEVYGMHNMPGLPVGEFAIRPGALLASSDEFEITITGKGGHAAAPHDAVDTTLVASHIVVSLQSVVARTVDPIKRVVLTVGTFETDSVASNVIAHTVRLQGTVRTLDPEYRTIAEERVRRIAEDTASAFGAKAEVVWTPGYPVTVNSETETTYAAEAAEAVAGKVNDNTDPIMPSEDFAYMLEERPGAYIFIGNGDTAMCHHPEYNFDDDAIPAGCSWFAEIVERRLRVA
- a CDS encoding M20 aminoacylase family protein; protein product: MPIKNRLAEMHEEITGWRRDIHQHPEILYDTHRTSALVADKLKEFGCDEVVTGIGRTGVVGVIRGKSDTQGRVIGLRADMDALPMQEQTGLDYASKTPNAMHACGHDGHTAMVLGAAKYLSETRNFDGTAIVIFQPAEEGGNGAEAMCKDGLMDRFGIQEVYAMHNVPGVATGQFAIRSGPLLAAADEIDIHLEGRGGHAAKPHETVDTTVMLSQLIVALQTIVSRNADPILQTVLSVTSVETSSKAFNVIPQSAQIRGTVRTHSNEMRDLIEQRLKEVAEGIAGTFGGSVNVNYTRGVPVTINAETQTGYAAEAAVSVGGSCIEAPMVMGGEDFSFMLEERPGAFIVLGNGDSAGLHHPEYNFNDEIIPIGCSWFAEMVERRMPAA
- a CDS encoding M20 aminoacylase family protein, which translates into the protein MPVKNRFAELQDEITAWRRDLHENPEILFETHRTSAVVAEKLKEFGCDEVVTGIGRTGVVGVIKGKSDSAGKVIGLRADMDALPIHEATGLDYASKTPGAMHACGHDGHTAMLLGAAKYLSETRNFDGTVVVIFQPAEEGGGGGREMCEDGMMDRWNIQEVYGMHNWPGQPVGKFAIRPGSFFAATDQFDITFEGRGGHAAKPHETVDTTVLAAQAVLALQTISSRNADPIDQVVVSVTSFETSSKAFNVIPQTVQIKGTVRTMSKDTRDLAEKRINEICNGIAATFGGTANVTYIRGYPVMVNSEEQTEFAAAVARSVSGDCDDAPLVMGGEDFAFMLEERPGAYILMGNGDTAMVHHPEYNFNDEAIPAGCSWWAEIVEQRMPAA